One region of Nycticebus coucang isolate mNycCou1 chromosome 10, mNycCou1.pri, whole genome shotgun sequence genomic DNA includes:
- the KIAA0040 gene encoding uncharacterized protein KIAA0040 homolog, whose product MERISSFLNAIWDTISTKHQEGIFNTICLGIILGLPLLVIITLLFICCHCCWSRQGKSGQQPERNKRKKKKKAEEDLWISAQPKLLQMEKRPSLPV is encoded by the coding sequence ATGGAGAGAATCAGCTCCTTCTTGAACGCCATTTGGGATACTATCTCAACCAAACACCAAGAGGGCATATTCAACACCATCTGCCTGGGGATCATCCTGGGGCTGCCACTCTTGGTGATTATCACACTCCTCTTCATCTGCTGCCATTGCTGCTGGAGCCGACAGGGCAAGAGTGGCCAACAGCCAGAGAGAaacaagaggaagaagaaaaagaaggccGAAGAAGACCTCTGGATCTCTGCTCAGCCCAAGCTTCTCCAGATGGAAAAGAGGCCATCACTGCCTGTCTAG